tttcatattatatgtggttttaggaggcctctgtctcacctctcatgccaccatatttAATCCAATctctaagattttattttaaaaatgtatagtttGTGGATACATTATCAAAAACATTGCTCTCTGATCTAGTAATTCTGCTATggcataggtgtgtgtgtgtgtgtgtgtgtgtgtgtatgtgtgtttgagtttgtgtgtgtgtgtttttgttgtagttcaaacaaataaagaaatagtTATTTAGGTAGAAAACTCTTAAGATGATATTCCTTAGTGCCCTTTAATCACTAAGCACataatatgtttttaattattttgtgtaatTAACTTTTAAGCACATGTTTAAAATAAGCACATTAGTGTACTTCAGTCACTAAGTATGAAATATATGTGTTTCAGGAGACAGATGAACTGAGTTACGTCTATACCACATACTCTGATGGAGAGAATCAACAAGTATCTGGTAAACATAAGATGAATCCATTGCTCAGTTTCATGCATTGAATCCTCTGTATTGTCTCTCAAAATTCATTCTGAGGCTCAAACAGTTtaccccagctctgctgctcagGTTACCTTCCTAGTTACTCATTTTACCCTTTATTATGTACTGGGCAAATGCTGCTCGGAGCACAGACAGTGCCTAATAGAAATGTGATTGGCAGATTTTATCTTTGCTCCTTTGCCAGTGAGTTGACACACCAAACATGCAGCCATTTGGAGCCCTGGAATTAAGAAATCTATTTTCACTGTTGCATTTTGTCAATCAACAAATGCTATTTAAAACTTGTGTAAAGCATTTTTATTACTAACATCTATGAGGGAGGTAAATGcttcaaggttttatttttcctttttaatttcagtgGTTAAGAGGTTACCTCATCTTAAGGGTGCTAGAGAAATATGATTGGCAaatgtgttgtatgtgtgtgtgtgtgtgttacacttATGCTCAGTTTTGCATTAGAATACTATCAGGAAGAATTCAACACCACATCATTTTAGCAAAGATTCCCAAACTGCCATACCCAGTTCCCAAGTGATCAATCTGTTTTGTCCCATTATGAAACTCTGAAGGCAGAGACAAAcattaaaaggtaaaaattaagatatcataATGAGGCCAGGGAGAATCTAATCTCTGCATAATATGTGAATGAGCACCTTTGAGATTAATTAACTGCAAAGTTATTTTCTCAGAGATTACCTAATTTAGAGTTTTTACAGAATGATATAAGTGGTAACAAAAGTtactttcaatttcatttctcATGTGAAAGTTATCATGGCACtaaatttaagaaacaaagaCCCTTTACGGAAGAGTCTTATTGAAAGGTTGTTAATCCGCACAAATATTGCTTGTTATACATCAGGTTGGAATGAACCTACAAAGCATACTTTGTGATCAACAGTATATATCATGTGGTTGCCATCACAGAAACAGTGTGGAGATCCTGTTTTCTGAAATTAGGCAAATGTGGAGGTGAGTCCCAGCTAGCTAGGAGCAtaacttttaaaacattactGAACTGATCAGCCTCAGCTTTCATATGTGTAAAATGAAGGACATGCTTACTTCATAAAaatattgtaaggattaaatagaTGATGAATACAAAGGCTTCACTACAGAGCTGTGCACAAGCAGAATGATGTGTATGTGTAAGCTCCTACCTTATACTAGtcagaactttaaaaaactggaaacaactgaaaTATTCATCAACACAGGTAAATTGTCATATCTATAAAatcacatatttctttttttttgtttgtgagggcacctctcatatttattgatcaaatggttgttaacaaaaataaaattctgtataggggagtcaatgctcaatgcacaatcattaatccacccccagcctaattctcgtaagtctccaatcttctgaagcataacaaacaagttcttacatgaacaaattcttacatagtgaataagttcttacatggtgaacagtacaagggcagtcatcacagaaacttttcattttgatcactcattatgaactataaacaatcatgtcaaatatgaacatttgtttgatttttatacttgatttatatgtgaataccacatttctccctttattattattgttattattttttaaaataaaatgctgaagtggtaggtagatgcaagataaaggtagaaaacatagtttagtgctgtaagagcaaatgtagatgatcatgtgtgtgcctgtagactatgtgctaatccaagctagacaagggcaataaaacatccattgatgcagaagatttctctcaaaacaggggggggggggtgaggttctaagcctcacctctgttgattcccaatttctcacctgatggccccctgcaactgtgcctgtcttaggttgttcctcccttgaggaatcttacccgtctctggctaaccagtcatcttctggggccatacagggaaatgtaaagttggtaagtgagagagaagccatattgtttgaaaaggttagctttttacttctttgaagatttatgccctgtggcttctgtgcccagtatttgtcttaaggtatctttaccacttggaggaattatcatactcagtgaattcgatatgaggcacgaattctatttaagggttgtaattaggaaggaagaagaaaagctatagaggtagcagatggaagaaaacatgggaggattgattatttctttgacatatcttcttgtagagtaacttaagcacctataggttttaaactactaactaaattgtgcacacacattaacataataggaatacagttacataaccaaagtagatctataattaccagccatctccagtgaagccaagaaaaccagttaggcaccctgggcatttgtgaaaatttgtctatgatataatggatattgtccaactgtacttgaacagtctgagagaaatcagacaaattaaaacaacccattcctgggaactgttcacatcccatatgttcctgtaacagtacatagtctgtagttgtaagattttggagcactacaacttgcacttctcctaattcttggttgagttccaacagtatagatccagtcaaatttgttgttttagtgtatgcacaggccagcttagatatctccttcttcattccaatggcaagtccaggaaccagtgggatgaatgcagctatgactgcagcatcgcctggatctttgttgcggttttttgatgatcatcttctggtatgactcttccagagagtgctgatgttggaagttcttcttcatatcgtatcttagttcattttctgggtagccaaattaggctttgatcctctgtataaacacaaacagaccctttgcccacactttgatatgccctttataccattttgtagaactcattggaggtcaccacataggaactgctttttttttttaagagaaaggaatattatcagaaaagtgtacctccatagctgatcatctgacaccccttAAGTGATCAGaaaaagcatgcattaatcgttgatttacagttaggtttatcctatcagggagtaatcccccttctttctttcttttttttttgttatctttaatctacacttacatgaagaatattatgtttactaggctctcgcctataccaggtcccccctataaacccctttacagtcactgtccatcagcatagcaaaatgttgtagaatcactacttgtcttctctgtgttttacagccctcccctttctctcacccccccatgcatgctaatcttaatacccctcttcttcttcacccccccttatcccgccctacccatccaccctccccagtccctttcccattggtacctgttagtccattctcggtttctgtgattctgctgctgttttgttccttcagtttttcctttgttcttatactccaaagatgagtgaaatcatttggtatttctctttctccgcttggcttatttcactgagcataataccctccagctccatccatgttgctgcaaatggtaggatctgccctcttcttatggctgagtagtattccattgtgtatatgtaccacatcttctttatccattcatctaccgatggacatttaggttgcttccaattcttggctattgtaaatagtgctgcgataaacataggggtgcatctgtctttctcaaacttgattgctgcattcttagggtaaaatcctaggagtggaattcctgggtcaaatggtaagtctgttttaagcatgatgaacctccttactgctttccacaatggttgaactaatttacattcccaccagcagtgtaggagggttcccctttctccacagccttgccagcatttgttgttgtttgtcttttggatggcagccatccttactggtgtgaggtgatacctcattgtagttttaatttgcatttctctgataattagtgatgtggagcatcttttcatgtgactgttggccatatgtatttcttttttagagaactgtctgttcagttcctctgcccattttttaattggattatttgatttttgtttgttgaggcatgtgagctctttatatattttggacgtcaagcctttatcatatctgtcatttacaaatatattttcccatactgtagggttccgtttttttctcttgatggtgtctttttctgtacagaagcttttcagcttaatatagtcccacttgttcatttttgctgttgttttccttgcctgggtagatatgttcaagaagaggtcactcatgtttatgtctaagaggtttttgcctatgtttttttctaagagtttaatggtttcatgacttacattcaggtctttgatccattttgaatttacttttatatatggggttagacaatggtccagtttcattctcctacatgtagctgttcagttttgtcagcaccatctgttgaagagactgtcatttcgccattgtatgtccatagctgctttatcaaatattaattgatcatatatgtttgggttaatgtctggagtctctagtctgttccactggtctgtggctctgttcttgtgccagtaccaaattgtcttgattactatggctttgtagtagagcttgaagttggggagtgagatcccccctactttattcttctttctcaggattgctttggctattcggggtctttggtgtttccatatgaagttctGAAttctttgttccagtttattgaagaatgttgctggtaattttatagggattgcatcaaatctgtatattgctttgggcaggatggccattttgacgatattgattcttcctagccacgagcatggcatgtgtttccatttgttagtgtcccctttaatttctcttaagagtgacttgcagttttcagactataggtcattcacttctttggttagatttattcctaggtattttatgctttttgatgcaattgtgaatggaattgtttttctgatttctctttctattggttcattgttagtgtacaggaaagctacagatttctgtgtgttaattttgtatcctgcaactttgctgtattctgatatcagttcaagtagttttggggtagagtctttagggttttttatgtacaatatcatgtcatctgcaaatagtgacagtttcacttcttctttaccaatctggattccttgtatttctttgttttgtctgattgccatggctaggacctccagtactatgttaaataacagtggggagagtgggcatccctgtctagttcccgatctcagaggaaaagctttcagcttctcgctgttcattataatcttggctgtgggtttatgatatatgacctttattatgttgaggtacatgccctcttttcccattttgctgagagtttttatcatgaatggatgttgaattctgtcaaatgctttttcagcatctatggagatgatcatgtggtttttgtctttctttttgttcatgtggtggatgatgttgatggattttcgaatgttgtaccatccttgcatccctgggatgaatcccacttggtcatggtgtatgatccttttgatgtatttttgaattcggtttgctaatattttgttgagtatttttgcatctacgttcatcagggatattggtctgtagttttcatttttggtggggtctttgcctggttttggtattagggtgatgttggcttcatagaatgagtttgggagtattccttcctcttctattttttggaaaactttaaggagaatgggtattaaaaTCACATATTTCTTAACAATAAAAAAGGACTTCTAATGCACATCAACCATGAATGAAtgtcaaaagcattatgctaagtgaaagaatacAGACACCAAAGTACTTACATTATGGATCCCATTCATACacaattctagaaaaggcaaaacaaacatATGGTGACAGAAGGCAGATGAATTTTCTGGGCTGGGGGTGTTCAAGAATTGACTGCAAAGAGGCCCGAGCAAATTTTTGCCCTTAATATTGGTAGGTATATCCTTAAACTTTCACAGCCCTCTTATAGTTTATAATGTACTTCATAACCTACTTcacataaaatagagaaatattaacattttataggCCAATACCTCTGCCAACACACATATCTGTACTTTGGATAgttgttatataaatggaacaactGAAACCTTGttaaattctctttttatttttagtagctTCTTTGTAGATTCTATAGGATTTTCCACAGACCCTCCCCATCTACCCTCTCCACACTCTCTTTCATCCACTGTCCAGCTCCCATCCAAAACCTGTTTCCAGCTCTAAGGCAAACAGGTTTTGCAGGTGATAGAGCACATTTGTGCTTCCCAGGTCTGCCTCAGGTCTCATCTGAAAGTTCTTTTCCTTTGCACAATTCTTTTGTGTTTCAGAGGGTCACATAATGCCACCTGAAGATGTGTTGAAACTCTCCCAGTTTTCAACAACTCCTGAACCATCAAATGAGGGCTTATCTGATGCAGGCATTTGAGGGAATAGTTAGATCCTCCAGTCAAGGTGAAGAGGTGCTAAGGTTtagagaaaagtgaaaagaatagaaaaatgtaGGAAAAGTGAGAGACAGAGGACCTAGGCTCTTTTGCCAACCGGGAAGAGAAAACCATTCCTGGGAAGGATCATTAATTCGTTGTGTAACTTGAGCAAATCAGTTATGTCTTCAAATCTTAGCTTCTTCATctgaaaagcaggcagcactgaTTTATGTACTCTCTGGTTTTGTTAACGTGTAGCTGTTGATCTCTATCACTTCTCAGGAAGGAAGGCCACCTGCTGTAGCACCTTTATCAGAGAGCATTTCACTTCTTTATTTCTCAGGCTATAGATCAAGGGGTTTAACATGGGGGTGACCAGGTTATTCAAGACCTGCACAGTTGCATTAagccaggggttgggggtgggctgCAGGTATATGAGGACCACTGGCATAAAGGAGAGGAGGATGGCGGTGAGGTGGGCACTGCAGGTAGAAAAGGCACGGCGTCGGCCTTCCATAGATCGGATTTGAAGAATGGAGTAGATGATGCAGCTGTAAGAGGTGAGGATGAGAAGGAAGCAGCTGAGGGGCATGAGGCCCACACTGATGAAccccaccatctccagggctgaggtGTCTGCACACGCCAGCTTCAACATCACCGGGATGTCACAGAAGAAATAGTCCACCTCATTGGGGCCACAGTAAGGCAACTTGAAGGTGAGGGTGGTTAGAAAGGTGGCCTGAATACAACCGAAAAAGGAGGTTCCCACGGCCAGGAGGGCACACACCTTGTGGCTCATGATTATCGTGTAGCGTAGAGGGTAACATATGGCAACaaagcggtcataggccatcaccgTGTACAGGAAGCACTCAGTGCAGCCCAGGAAGTGGTAGAAGAAGAGCTGGGACACGCAGCCTGCATAGGAGATGGCTCGGCTGTTCCCCGCGAGGTAGAAGAGCATCTTGGGGGAACTCACGGAAGGGAAAAATATGTCGCACACAGACAGTTTGCACAGGAAGATGTACATGGGAGTGTGAAGCCGGGTGGAAGAGACGATTGCCAGTAGGATGAGCAGGTTCCCCATAAGAGTGAAGATGTAGAAGGACAGAAACAGGATGAAGAGCGTGGCCTGCAGTCCCTCTGTGTGCGGGATGCCCAGCAGGATGAATTCGGCCACGATTGAGGCATTACTCATCTTTATTAGAAGtttgtctttaaaaagaaattcaggtcTCCGAAGTGTGAGCACTGATGCCGACCTCAGAGACTCCCTGATGAATGTGTTGGTTTCACACTTTAACAGCCAACAATCAACTTCGTTATGGAGGGACCTACCTACATAAAATCATAAAGACAaacttttttttactatattctgGAACTTTGAGTTTTGGCCACGTTAGAATAAGCTCACTACTATCTATTTTTCCCCATGAATTACAATGAAAAACTCTAGATAGAATTCAAAAAGAGTATTTACCTAAGAACTCTGAAattaaacagagaaaaggaaaattgtaGAGAGAAGACAAAATCTAAAGGAGAAACCCATACAGACACGATATACtactttttcctcctcttttataCTTTTGAGCTGAGTGTGAGTAACAATTATAAAACTGTGCAGTGACTGCTCCaatagttaacttttttttttgactggaAAAATTGATACAAGATATTTCCATGATTGAAGAGTGTCGGGTAAtcaatttttcccctttctctcttgtttttcttccagCTCTGCCTCAATGATACTTTTAGTTCTGGAATTATGTGTTAGCAGTATTAGCAACAGAAACTTGGAGACAAATTTCAATTTCTGGACAGAGGATCCTTGCACAAAGGCCAGGGGGAGAGAtggtgtgtgtgttgcatgtgtgtgCGTCTATTTCTGGAAACAACAGAGCTGGGAAAGGGAACAGAGCCAAGACTCACTCCTAATGTGGGATGGACCCAACGAAGTATCACTGACGTACAATTCAAAATATCATCCCAGCTTCAGACTAACCCTAGAGGTAAATTTAAAGTACAAACACAATGGATATTAAAGGATTCAAAAATTGAGCTGACATTGGAAACACTGCCCAAGAAGGTAAAAAGACCTGATGCTAACTGGATTGAGaatttgttaaaacaaaaaagcaaaaaaaaaaaaaaaatcaatattccCCAGAAAATGTTAACATAATCCAGAGTATAAGCAGCATAACATCAAAGTGTCCAGGATGCaatctaaaattattcaaaatacaaacaaccAAGATAATGTAACCAGTTCTTAAGAGAAAATATGATCAATTTCTCAAGAGAAAAGATGCCAAATGTACTTTGGATTTCAGACAAAGATGTTAAAGCACATGTTATCACTATGCTCCAGGAGGTGTAGATAAACATACTTGAAATGAATAGAAAGTTCTCAGTAcataaatataaagtataaaaatgtagCAGGTAggtattttagaaaaggaaaaatattgatgCTTAAGGAATTAGAAACATTTAACATCATACTGGGAGTCCTAGCCAgtgcaaaactgaagaaaaaaaatcaagaagataAAAAGTAAGAAACAAAACTCTTTCTAGtcacaaaaatatacaaatcagtgtacataaaaaatcccaaggaatctacaGTAAAAGCTTCTAGAAGTTTGATGCAGTCACTGTGCAAAGTCACTGTATTTTCATGTGCTAgcaaccaaaaaatggaaatcaaaataaaacaagtattaCCATTTACAACAGAACCAAAAATACATTGTTTGACGtttaagaaaatatgtacaatttattaaaaataagcattaataaaagcagtcaaagagacatatatatatatatggagaaacAAAATGCATTCATGGATTTGAAGATTCAATGCTGCTAAGAAATAAATTATCCCAAATTAATCTATATAATCAATATAATCTCAACATAAATCCTAGTGAAAtgtgtataaatattaaaaagctaATTCTCAAGTTTATATGAAAAAGCACAAGAATTAATGGAAAAGTGGAAAGTTGGAGGGCTCACAATACTTGATTTCAAATCTTGCTTTATTGGCACATTAGGATCATGTGGTATTGGTGAAAAAAGAGACTCCTAGtttaatagaacagaatagaaaatacccatttttaaaatgtgaattagaGTTAGTATATTCTAAAGGGTTAATGGGTTCTAAAGTGTTAAATGGTAAAAAGAAAGGATTCATCATGGATCTCCTAGGCACCCACTAAAAATAGTGAAAGAGCATTAAAATAACCATGTATTAGAAGTAAAAGATGTAGATTATATAAAATAGAAGAGCAAAATACATTGGATTAATTAAAAGATCAAGATATGTCAAGAATAAAAGAAGGAATAAGCAGATTTTGGTGTATTCATTCAGTGAATTCACCAATGAGTTCCCATGTGTGGAACTCTGCACGGAGCAGCGTGAGTGAGTAGAAGTGGGAACAGTAgaatccagacacaaaaggccacatgttaTGTGCTTTCATTGATATAATATTCACAAACAGGCAAAATCAAGCAATGGAGATAGAATTCAAAATATTCACGTTACCTTTATAAAAGTAGTGTCTGAGGAAGAatattggtttttttttatttgggtgCTTATAATGTTCAATTTCTTAATTTGTATATAATTACATTGCTCAGTATGTGTGTCCATTTTGTGAAAGCACACTGGGCTGTCTATTTATGATGCTACTAAtttaaggagagaaagaaaaagtgataatTACCCAAAATCAGAGCAAGCAGTTACAATGCTAGATGTGGGGGAAAAACGATGACTccaaagaaagaatcagtgacaCCTGAAATAAACAATCTATATTTAACGACCACTTGTTTCTTGTTATTTATTCTATTCATGCTAGAAGATTCTCTGTGTAAAGTTCAGATTTATCTGCCTTCTGTCTGTAAGGAAGGTTCACTGTAGCCTCTGCCTAGAAAGCCATCTCTGCAAATTCTCCTTTGGTCAATGGAAACTGTCCAGGTCCTCTGATCCTTGCCTGTCACCAGGCACAATAATTAATTTGTCCTTCCAGGTACCATCTCTAAGACAATGAGTCTGCGGTCCTCTTGAAGTCCTTTCCAGCAAAGGGTCATCTCCGAGAACTAGAATCTGGAGCTCCCAACATTTGGATCCCAGTACTTCGGTGAATAAGAGGCAAAAAGTGTCAGGGAGAAGTAAGAAAAAATGTCTGAACACTCACATTGTGCACAgggaacatggtggaattttcTGCAGTATAACAAGGTAACCCAAGTCACATTCTCTG
This portion of the Manis javanica isolate MJ-LG chromosome 6, MJ_LKY, whole genome shotgun sequence genome encodes:
- the LOC140850233 gene encoding olfactory receptor 10D1B-like, which gives rise to MSNASIVAEFILLGIPHTEGLQATLFILFLSFYIFTLMGNLLILLAIVSSTRLHTPMYIFLCKLSVCDIFFPSVSSPKMLFYLAGNSRAISYAGCVSQLFFYHFLGCTECFLYTVMAYDRFVAICYPLRYTIIMSHKVCALLAVGTSFFGCIQATFLTTLTFKLPYCGPNEVDYFFCDIPVMLKLACADTSALEMVGFISVGLMPLSCFLLILTSYSCIIYSILQIRSMEGRRRAFSTCSAHLTAILLSFMPVVLIYLQPTPNPWLNATVQVLNNLVTPMLNPLIYSLRNKEVKCSLIKVLQQVAFLPEK